In Marinobacter sp. LQ44, the following are encoded in one genomic region:
- a CDS encoding type II toxin-antitoxin system Phd/YefM family antitoxin, translating to MESVNMHEAKTRLSQLVARAAKGEAFIIAKAGKPVARVTAYDSPEESQQRRLGFLAGEFKVPDDFDQMGQDEITELFGG from the coding sequence ATGGAATCCGTCAACATGCACGAGGCAAAAACCCGCCTGTCTCAACTCGTCGCCCGCGCAGCCAAAGGCGAAGCTTTCATCATCGCAAAGGCGGGCAAGCCTGTTGCCAGGGTAACCGCCTACGATTCTCCTGAAGAGAGCCAACAGAGACGATTGGGTTTCTTGGCGGGCGAATTCAAAGTGCCGGACGATTTTGATCAGATGGGGCAAGACGAGATAACCGAGTTGTTCGGAGGGTGA
- a CDS encoding type II toxin-antitoxin system VapC family toxin — protein MNLLLDTHLLLWAAAEPDKLSPEAAAMISNENNRLYFSAASIWEVVIKNGLGRPDFHVDPHLLRRGLVDNGYTELAISSLHTLAISHLPEIHKDPFDRILVAQAETEGFLLLTADNLVARYPGPVRQV, from the coding sequence ATGAACCTTCTTCTGGATACTCACCTACTGCTCTGGGCCGCAGCGGAGCCAGATAAGTTATCCCCCGAAGCGGCAGCCATGATCAGTAACGAAAATAACAGGCTGTACTTCAGCGCCGCCAGTATCTGGGAAGTGGTCATCAAAAACGGCCTGGGGCGGCCAGACTTTCATGTTGACCCACATCTGCTCCGGCGCGGCCTGGTTGATAATGGCTATACCGAATTGGCAATTTCGTCACTGCACACCTTGGCCATTAGCCACCTGCCGGAAATCCACAAAGACCCATTCGACAGAATTCTCGTTGCCCAGGCCGAGACAGAGGGCTTCCTGTTGCTGACGGCCGATAATCTGGTCGCACGCTATCCTGGCCCTGTCCGCCAGGTCTAA
- a CDS encoding DUF2281 domain-containing protein: MHLDELISMVRRLPPARQQEVIDFAAFLEQRYAAKNNQQQTDWPEEDFKAMSAEQAMRGIEDEPELYSDKDIQEHWQ, encoded by the coding sequence ATGCATCTTGACGAGCTTATCAGCATGGTCAGACGTTTGCCGCCGGCGAGACAACAGGAAGTCATCGATTTTGCGGCCTTTCTCGAACAGCGATACGCCGCCAAGAACAATCAGCAACAAACCGACTGGCCTGAGGAAGACTTCAAGGCCATGAGTGCTGAGCAAGCCATGCGAGGCATCGAGGATGAGCCAGAGCTCTATTCAGATAAAGATATTCAGGAGCATTGGCAGTGA
- a CDS encoding type II toxin-antitoxin system PemK/MazF family toxin: MKQAGDIALMPFPFTNLANAKKRPVLLLRKLDNSHDDWLVCMISSQLHQFNPDLDWKLDSTHPEFVESGLKTSSVFRLSRVAVLDGSLLLGKLGALPDTRLQNLKRRLAAWITES; this comes from the coding sequence GTGAAGCAGGCTGGTGATATCGCTTTGATGCCATTCCCATTCACTAACCTGGCCAACGCCAAAAAACGGCCTGTCCTGCTGTTACGAAAGCTGGATAACAGTCACGACGACTGGTTAGTTTGCATGATCTCCTCCCAGTTACATCAGTTCAATCCAGATCTCGACTGGAAACTCGACAGTACCCACCCAGAGTTCGTTGAGTCTGGCCTGAAGACCTCCAGTGTCTTCCGATTGTCAAGAGTAGCAGTACTCGATGGATCACTATTGCTGGGCAAACTTGGCGCTCTACCCGACACCAGACTGCAAAACCTCAAGCGCCGCTTGGCAGCCTGGATCACAGAATCCTGA
- a CDS encoding plasmid pRiA4b ORF-3 family protein, with translation MSAQGMGVYQVRVTLSGIRPPIWRRLLISPQATFQDLHRIIQIAMGWRASHLHLFQAADGRLIGDPAEDEDDMMGFRDETRLRVGSVLTREGQAIKYEYDFGDSWEHQVKLEKILPAGDEGHLPRCIKAARQCPPEDVGGVHGYYEFVDAMHDPAHPEHEGVKEWWGGEFDPEFVKLEEINQLLPERDALFAESDVDALPPADFHGLSPSQMHELLLSPLHCPSVFKPLTNAKTVDQELDTAPILQMAKALVNELGEKGIRLTGKGNLPLKQVKAMIEAAGEEVVVPFAGYGSVRSEEDILGVQLTRVLLELAGYTRKEKGRLLLKKSAAKRIHTKGWLTLYQDMLAATFSEFNWAWMDHYDGLDDIQTVGPFFLWLLAEKGGVWLPVDGCINDMLAAFPQLPLSAHSRPYASEEQQTRWALDSRVIRLFRLLGLIELNPERVLFREEAGQRLRRTALFEGVFAKAGVGD, from the coding sequence ATGAGTGCGCAGGGTATGGGTGTTTATCAGGTAAGGGTCACGCTTTCTGGCATCAGGCCGCCTATCTGGCGGCGCTTGCTGATTTCGCCGCAGGCGACGTTTCAGGATTTACACCGGATAATTCAGATTGCCATGGGGTGGCGGGCGTCGCATCTGCATTTGTTTCAGGCGGCGGATGGCAGGCTGATTGGCGACCCGGCGGAGGATGAAGATGACATGATGGGGTTTCGGGATGAAACCCGCTTGCGGGTGGGCAGTGTTCTGACGCGGGAAGGCCAGGCCATCAAATATGAGTATGATTTTGGCGACAGTTGGGAACACCAGGTAAAGCTGGAGAAGATTCTGCCTGCAGGCGATGAAGGGCACTTGCCCCGTTGTATAAAAGCCGCACGCCAGTGCCCGCCGGAGGATGTGGGTGGGGTGCATGGCTACTATGAGTTTGTGGATGCGATGCATGACCCCGCGCACCCGGAACACGAGGGTGTGAAGGAGTGGTGGGGCGGGGAGTTTGATCCCGAGTTTGTGAAGCTGGAGGAGATCAATCAGCTGCTTCCAGAGCGGGATGCCCTGTTTGCGGAGAGCGACGTTGATGCGCTGCCGCCTGCTGATTTCCATGGCCTGAGCCCCAGCCAGATGCATGAACTGCTGCTAAGCCCGCTGCATTGCCCGTCTGTGTTCAAGCCGCTGACCAATGCAAAAACGGTTGACCAGGAACTGGATACCGCACCTATCCTGCAAATGGCAAAGGCACTGGTTAACGAGCTGGGCGAGAAGGGCATTCGCCTGACCGGCAAAGGTAACCTGCCGCTCAAGCAGGTGAAGGCCATGATAGAGGCCGCCGGCGAGGAGGTTGTGGTGCCGTTTGCCGGATACGGTTCTGTGCGTTCCGAGGAAGACATTCTTGGCGTGCAGCTCACCCGTGTGCTCCTGGAGTTGGCCGGCTACACCCGAAAGGAAAAGGGCCGGCTGCTGCTGAAGAAGTCTGCCGCCAAACGCATCCACACAAAAGGCTGGTTAACCCTGTACCAGGACATGCTGGCCGCCACGTTCTCCGAATTTAACTGGGCCTGGATGGACCACTACGACGGGCTGGACGATATACAAACCGTCGGTCCTTTCTTCCTGTGGTTACTGGCAGAGAAAGGCGGCGTCTGGTTGCCGGTTGATGGCTGCATAAACGATATGCTGGCAGCCTTCCCGCAATTGCCTCTTTCGGCGCACTCACGGCCGTATGCCAGCGAAGAACAACAAACCCGCTGGGCGCTCGATTCCAGGGTAATCCGCCTGTTCCGGCTGTTGGGGTTGATTGAGCTGAACCCGGAGCGAGTGCTGTTCCGCGAGGAGGCTGGGCAACGGCTTCGGAGAACGGCTTTGTTTGAGGGGGTGTTTGCTAAGGCTGGAGTTGGGGACTGA
- a CDS encoding tetratricopeptide repeat protein produces the protein MHVQHHNAHLPRSVQAQAARLVLQANLAYGESNSNGLSYVQRLKARFECREYLDQALALEPENAAALGLLGRVEMDDGQLEKAHALFNASLNSQPGQAQQYCNLGYWALKSERPALAEEYFLRALECDRQSAAAFCGVAHAKRLQGQFDVAYLHYRKLLQTGSQWDSVYSGMLTCAQHLQIHKADTDLAQDAIALLRKDGLPHQEIGRFVGAIIQQQYDLDNPNAGVFLDAAAEDELLILALQKTLMPNAAAEELVVMLRRAIMAEVAQTASLRDELQPLCLAMAEYADRTGYALAAEDDEERLAATINDSIVAQFAVREPQEALIGSLMISAMYGALFHQSFAMHLGQWSLVDWPLAMQPMMAASYYSRAEEEAIKQNFDEKAEELCLAKTDVPQAWPAWSQLAYRTETSLKAVMAQELGLNTDNLPATLRILVCGAQSGQRAMELAQYLDDVEVIAVDESLANIAKATRMAQSLNMDNIVFWPWSIAQRFVADGHQVHWVEVGRLPSPAMTELSLAALINSASIAGAVVHMHTSIAEQTAGDKQIRRLIAEHQLQPTRTSLRQLRRMVLANKQDAVWANLLKDDDFYSLGGCRDRWFRPQNAAQLKELLALVSNEVEWKLVKARDEDGHSLATAPVQRQIQAEALGSEVQSLMGQNLSVYFQRRR, from the coding sequence ATGCACGTACAACATCACAACGCTCATCTTCCCCGCTCGGTTCAGGCCCAGGCGGCGCGGTTGGTTTTGCAGGCGAACCTGGCGTATGGGGAGTCCAACAGTAACGGGCTTTCCTATGTGCAGCGGCTGAAGGCGCGGTTTGAATGCCGGGAGTATCTGGACCAGGCGCTGGCGCTGGAGCCGGAAAACGCGGCGGCCCTTGGACTGCTGGGCCGGGTGGAGATGGATGATGGCCAGCTGGAGAAAGCCCATGCGCTGTTCAATGCCAGCCTGAACAGCCAGCCTGGGCAAGCGCAGCAGTACTGCAACCTGGGTTATTGGGCGCTAAAGAGCGAACGGCCGGCTCTGGCGGAGGAATACTTCCTGCGGGCACTGGAATGCGACCGGCAATCCGCCGCCGCTTTCTGCGGTGTCGCCCACGCCAAGCGCTTGCAAGGGCAATTCGATGTGGCCTACCTGCATTACCGCAAGTTGCTGCAAACCGGCTCCCAGTGGGATTCAGTGTATTCCGGCATGCTTACCTGCGCACAGCACCTGCAGATTCACAAGGCAGACACCGACCTGGCGCAGGATGCCATCGCCCTGCTCCGCAAAGACGGGCTGCCGCACCAGGAAATCGGCCGGTTTGTCGGCGCCATCATCCAGCAGCAGTACGATCTGGATAACCCGAATGCCGGAGTCTTCCTGGATGCTGCCGCTGAAGACGAACTGCTGATTCTGGCCCTTCAGAAAACCCTGATGCCCAACGCCGCCGCGGAAGAACTGGTGGTGATGCTGCGCCGGGCGATCATGGCGGAAGTGGCGCAAACCGCCAGCCTGCGGGATGAGCTGCAGCCCCTGTGCCTGGCCATGGCCGAATACGCAGACCGCACCGGTTACGCCCTGGCCGCCGAAGACGATGAAGAGCGCCTGGCGGCCACGATCAACGACAGCATTGTGGCCCAATTCGCCGTGCGCGAACCGCAAGAGGCCCTGATTGGCTCGCTGATGATCAGCGCTATGTATGGTGCCCTGTTCCATCAAAGCTTTGCCATGCATTTGGGGCAATGGAGCCTGGTGGACTGGCCCCTGGCCATGCAGCCGATGATGGCCGCCAGCTACTACAGCCGCGCTGAGGAAGAAGCCATCAAACAGAATTTTGACGAGAAGGCGGAAGAACTCTGCCTGGCCAAAACCGACGTGCCGCAAGCCTGGCCGGCATGGAGCCAACTAGCCTACCGCACCGAAACCAGCCTGAAAGCCGTGATGGCCCAGGAACTTGGGCTAAATACTGATAACCTGCCCGCTACCCTGCGCATTCTGGTGTGCGGCGCCCAGTCCGGCCAGCGCGCCATGGAACTGGCGCAGTACCTGGACGATGTAGAAGTGATCGCGGTGGACGAATCCCTGGCCAACATCGCCAAGGCCACCCGCATGGCCCAAAGCCTGAACATGGACAACATCGTGTTCTGGCCCTGGTCCATCGCCCAGCGCTTCGTGGCAGATGGCCATCAGGTCCATTGGGTGGAAGTAGGCCGCCTGCCTTCACCGGCCATGACCGAACTCTCCCTGGCAGCGCTCATCAACAGCGCTTCCATTGCCGGTGCCGTGGTGCACATGCACACCAGCATCGCCGAGCAAACCGCCGGCGACAAACAGATCCGCCGACTCATTGCGGAACACCAACTGCAACCCACCCGCACCAGCCTGCGCCAGCTACGCCGTATGGTACTGGCGAACAAACAAGACGCAGTGTGGGCCAACCTGCTGAAAGACGACGACTTCTACAGCCTCGGCGGCTGCCGCGACCGCTGGTTCCGCCCACAAAACGCCGCCCAGCTCAAAGAACTGCTGGCGCTCGTGAGCAACGAAGTGGAATGGAAACTGGTCAAAGCTCGCGACGAAGACGGCCACAGCCTGGCCACAGCCCCGGTACAACGCCAAATACAGGCGGAAGCTCTGGGCAGCGAAGTGCAAAGCCTCATGGGCCAGAACCTCAGCGTCTACTTCCAACGCCGCAGATAA
- a CDS encoding type II toxin-antitoxin system PemK/MazF family toxin, with protein MGAFKKGSVVLIRFPFSDLSSQKLRPAVVLAGAGKGDYILCQVTSKPYDNEAFEIADSSFSRGTLHRQSFARPGKLFTANESILLKEVACLSNEATGRLVDRVIAILQR; from the coding sequence GTGGGAGCATTTAAAAAAGGAAGTGTAGTTCTGATTCGGTTTCCCTTCTCGGATCTCAGCAGCCAGAAGTTGCGACCAGCCGTGGTTTTGGCGGGCGCCGGAAAAGGTGATTACATTTTGTGCCAGGTGACAAGCAAGCCTTATGACAATGAGGCCTTCGAAATAGCCGACAGTTCGTTTTCCAGAGGTACCCTCCATCGCCAGAGCTTTGCCCGGCCCGGTAAGTTGTTCACCGCCAACGAATCTATTCTGCTCAAAGAAGTTGCCTGCCTGAGTAATGAGGCTACGGGCCGACTGGTTGATCGAGTGATTGCAATCCTGCAGCGTTGA
- the sbcB gene encoding exodeoxyribonuclease I — protein MIRSFYWHDYETFGVDPVHDRPSQFAGVRTDADLNVIEDPLVIFCKPTDDYLPSPEACLITGITPQKALEDGFPEAEFIAQINEAFSQPGTCAVGYNSLRFDDEVTRHTLYRNLRDPYAREWQNGNSRWDIIDMVRLTYALRPEGINWPKKEDGSPSFKLEELTVANGIAHEAAHDAMSDVLATIAVAKLIKEKQPKLFEFVLNNKDKHSARQMLDTAAMKPVFHISAKYPATRGCCALVAPVAESLSNKNQVIVYDLREDPTELINATVEQIRERVFTSQAELGEGVSRFPLKGVQLNKCPVLAPANMLSTLSPERLAELELDGDVLRANLAKLRQAPDLPGRIAQAFEQDFAGSDLTDPDEQLYAGGFISKTDREKLNWLLTQPADTLGEQDVSFEDARLPDMLFRYRARNYPGTLSGEDMERWEEFRSQRLMHPKKGWRSLEEYGRILQKLAADPELTPQKQQILEDLHLYGESLIPYM, from the coding sequence TTGATCCGTTCTTTCTACTGGCACGATTACGAAACCTTCGGTGTGGACCCGGTTCATGACCGCCCCTCTCAGTTCGCCGGCGTTCGCACCGATGCCGATCTGAACGTGATCGAAGATCCGTTGGTGATCTTCTGCAAGCCGACAGACGATTACCTGCCTTCCCCGGAAGCCTGTTTGATTACTGGTATTACTCCGCAGAAAGCGCTGGAAGACGGCTTTCCGGAAGCGGAATTCATCGCCCAGATCAACGAAGCCTTCAGCCAGCCCGGCACCTGCGCCGTGGGCTACAACAGCCTGCGTTTTGATGACGAAGTCACCCGCCACACCCTGTACCGAAACCTGCGTGATCCTTACGCCCGGGAATGGCAGAACGGCAACTCCCGTTGGGACATCATCGACATGGTGCGCCTGACCTACGCCCTGCGCCCGGAAGGCATCAATTGGCCGAAGAAAGAAGACGGCAGCCCCAGCTTCAAGCTGGAAGAATTGACGGTGGCTAACGGCATTGCCCACGAGGCAGCCCACGATGCTATGTCTGACGTGCTGGCCACCATCGCCGTGGCCAAGCTGATCAAAGAGAAGCAGCCCAAGCTGTTTGAGTTTGTGCTGAACAACAAAGACAAGCACTCCGCCCGGCAAATGCTGGACACCGCCGCCATGAAACCGGTGTTCCATATTTCTGCCAAGTACCCGGCCACCCGTGGGTGCTGCGCCCTGGTGGCGCCGGTGGCGGAAAGTCTGAGCAACAAGAACCAGGTGATTGTGTACGACCTGCGGGAAGACCCCACTGAACTGATCAACGCCACCGTGGAGCAGATTCGTGAGCGGGTATTTACGTCACAGGCAGAGCTGGGTGAGGGCGTTAGCCGCTTCCCCTTGAAAGGTGTGCAATTGAACAAGTGCCCGGTGCTGGCCCCGGCCAACATGCTGTCAACCCTGTCGCCGGAACGGCTGGCGGAACTGGAGCTGGATGGCGACGTGCTGCGCGCCAACCTGGCCAAACTGCGGCAAGCGCCAGACCTGCCAGGCCGCATCGCTCAAGCCTTCGAGCAGGATTTCGCCGGCAGCGACCTGACCGACCCGGACGAACAACTCTACGCCGGTGGCTTCATCAGCAAAACCGATCGGGAGAAACTGAACTGGCTGTTAACCCAGCCGGCAGATACCCTGGGCGAGCAAGACGTGAGCTTCGAAGACGCACGCCTGCCAGACATGCTATTCCGCTACCGCGCCCGCAATTACCCGGGCACCCTGAGCGGCGAAGACATGGAACGCTGGGAAGAATTTCGCAGCCAACGCCTGATGCATCCCAAGAAAGGCTGGCGCTCCCTCGAAGAGTACGGCCGCATCCTGCAAAAACTCGCCGCCGACCCGGAACTCACCCCCCAGAAGCAGCAGATCCTGGAAGACCTCCACCTCTACGGCGAATCCCTCATCCCCTACATGTAA
- a CDS encoding DUF6160 family protein — protein sequence MKTQAYGYAALATFCLGISPVAQADLKPISDDAMGEVTGQAFMQIENIAGENHDFTRMTLGMDVETRVNVDDIQVGQIDGGTDFSASHLALGHIARADGEVFNGRTYNEGEVIPFEAQRPYIELAEDAQGLAGFRLGFQQARGSVSSHTTSFSGAMPGLKVREEESGTIYDTALFAGDGETATNYRASHIGIVPNGDEPLSCVSGVNCAPLTNLRSIIVGDEGAAEGEVAFTDGFFIGFQRDENVDWQSLDGANTISVGKGVFINLPTNMTVDLSQLTGEGVDRLRTHQVDMGTKLF from the coding sequence ATGAAGACGCAAGCGTATGGATACGCTGCCCTTGCCACGTTCTGCCTGGGTATTTCGCCCGTTGCCCAGGCCGATCTTAAGCCCATTTCAGATGATGCAATGGGCGAGGTGACCGGGCAGGCCTTTATGCAAATAGAAAACATTGCCGGCGAAAACCATGACTTCACTCGGATGACCCTGGGTATGGACGTGGAAACGCGAGTCAATGTGGATGATATTCAGGTGGGCCAGATTGATGGCGGCACCGATTTTTCAGCAAGCCACCTGGCGCTAGGGCATATCGCCCGTGCCGACGGCGAAGTATTCAATGGCCGAACCTATAATGAAGGTGAGGTTATTCCCTTTGAGGCCCAGCGGCCTTATATCGAACTGGCTGAAGATGCTCAGGGCCTGGCGGGCTTCCGTTTGGGATTCCAGCAGGCGCGGGGTTCGGTGTCTTCTCATACCACCAGCTTTAGTGGCGCCATGCCCGGCCTGAAGGTACGGGAAGAAGAGTCTGGCACCATTTACGATACTGCATTGTTTGCCGGTGACGGTGAAACAGCCACGAATTACCGCGCATCCCACATTGGTATTGTGCCCAATGGCGATGAGCCCTTGTCTTGTGTTTCTGGCGTGAACTGCGCGCCGCTCACCAACCTGCGTTCCATCATTGTGGGTGACGAAGGTGCGGCAGAGGGCGAGGTAGCCTTCACCGATGGCTTTTTCATCGGGTTCCAGCGTGATGAGAATGTTGACTGGCAAAGCCTGGATGGCGCCAATACCATCAGCGTGGGTAAGGGGGTGTTTATCAACCTGCCGACGAATATGACAGTGGACTTGAGCCAGTTAACGGGTGAGGGTGTAGACCGGTTGCGGACCCATCAGGTGGATATGGGGACGAAGTTGTTTTGA
- a CDS encoding response regulator, translated as MSTQILICDDSALARKQMARALPAGLADDIRFATNGEEALQILRGHKAELLFLDLNMPEMDGYQVLEHIRKEDLPVLTIVVSGDIQPEARERVRKLGVIDFIKKPTDTGLVTRLLEEYGFYRPGKLETAALKDSSLRSTVSKAREISVSLNDYLQEIANVAMGRSSDLLARLLRVFVKQPIPKVAFIANSELHMAISAAQQGEAYSAVCQGFTGAGLAGEALLLFEDASFQEMAELLHYDVVEGESVNVEVLMDMSSILFGAFLNGIGDQLDLKLGLGHPSVLGQHRPINELLEHHSNREEQLLCIEISYAIENRDIHCDMLILFTEDSVPFLEKRLEYLVD; from the coding sequence ATGTCTACCCAGATCCTGATTTGCGATGACTCCGCCCTCGCCCGCAAGCAAATGGCCCGGGCACTGCCTGCTGGCCTGGCGGATGACATCCGGTTCGCCACCAACGGCGAAGAGGCCCTGCAAATTCTTCGCGGCCACAAAGCCGAGCTTCTGTTTCTGGATCTCAACATGCCAGAGATGGACGGCTATCAGGTACTTGAGCATATCCGCAAGGAAGACCTCCCGGTCCTCACCATTGTGGTCTCCGGCGACATTCAGCCGGAGGCCCGGGAACGCGTTCGTAAACTGGGTGTCATCGACTTCATCAAAAAGCCCACAGACACCGGCCTTGTTACCAGGTTGCTCGAAGAGTACGGCTTCTACCGCCCCGGCAAATTGGAAACCGCAGCGCTGAAGGATTCCTCACTGCGCAGCACCGTCAGCAAAGCCCGGGAAATCTCCGTCAGCCTGAACGACTACCTGCAGGAGATTGCCAACGTGGCCATGGGCCGCTCGTCTGACCTCCTGGCCCGGCTACTCAGGGTGTTCGTAAAGCAGCCGATCCCGAAAGTGGCGTTTATCGCCAATTCCGAACTGCATATGGCCATCTCCGCTGCCCAGCAAGGCGAAGCTTACTCCGCCGTGTGCCAGGGATTTACCGGCGCCGGTCTTGCGGGCGAGGCACTGCTGTTGTTCGAAGACGCCAGCTTTCAGGAAATGGCGGAACTGCTGCATTACGATGTGGTCGAGGGCGAATCCGTTAACGTGGAAGTGTTGATGGACATGTCCAGCATCCTCTTCGGCGCCTTCCTGAACGGCATTGGCGATCAGCTGGATCTGAAACTTGGCCTGGGCCATCCCAGCGTTCTGGGCCAACATCGCCCCATCAACGAACTGCTGGAACACCACAGCAATCGGGAAGAACAACTTCTTTGTATTGAAATCAGCTACGCCATCGAAAACCGCGACATCCATTGCGATATGCTGATTCTGTTCACCGAAGACTCGGTGCCCTTCCTCGAAAAACGCCTCGAATACCTGGTGGATTGA
- a CDS encoding GGDEF domain-containing protein: protein MAFQNPEAGAFHWLVDMLESVEVGLVVLDLDFRVQAWNGFMEHHSGITGSQIQNKVLFDVFPDIPQAWLTRKVDAVAMLNTRAFTSWEQRPYLFKFRNTRPITGTEEYMFQNLTISPLTGTNGEVDKICLLIYDVTEFASSKRALERANEQLAKLSMTDRLTGLLNRGTWENLVDAEYERYRRYGQATSLVMFDIDHFKPVNDNYGHLAGDEVIRHTAQTTRNNIRQSDSAGRYGGEEFGIILPETDAENARIICERIRESIEKSTVETSAGNITYTISMGIAQLTDEPENYMQWMQKADEALYAAKESGRNKVVVGE from the coding sequence ATGGCCTTTCAGAACCCCGAAGCAGGCGCCTTTCACTGGCTGGTAGACATGCTCGAATCGGTCGAGGTAGGCCTCGTGGTGCTGGACCTCGATTTCCGCGTGCAGGCCTGGAATGGCTTTATGGAGCATCACAGCGGCATTACCGGCAGCCAGATCCAGAACAAAGTCCTGTTCGACGTGTTTCCGGACATCCCGCAAGCATGGCTTACCCGCAAAGTCGATGCCGTCGCCATGCTCAACACCCGGGCGTTCACCTCCTGGGAGCAGCGCCCCTACCTGTTCAAATTCCGGAACACCCGGCCCATCACCGGCACCGAAGAGTACATGTTCCAGAACCTCACCATCAGCCCGCTAACCGGCACCAACGGTGAGGTCGACAAGATCTGCCTGCTGATTTACGACGTGACCGAATTCGCCAGTAGCAAGCGGGCCCTGGAGCGGGCCAACGAACAGCTTGCCAAACTGAGCATGACAGACCGCCTGACCGGCCTGCTCAACCGTGGCACCTGGGAAAACCTGGTAGACGCGGAATACGAACGCTATCGCCGCTACGGCCAGGCCACCAGCCTGGTGATGTTCGACATCGACCACTTCAAACCGGTCAACGATAACTACGGCCACCTGGCCGGCGACGAGGTCATCCGCCACACCGCCCAGACCACCCGCAATAACATCCGCCAATCCGACAGCGCCGGCCGCTACGGTGGCGAAGAGTTCGGCATCATCCTGCCGGAAACCGACGCAGAGAATGCCCGCATCATCTGCGAACGCATTCGCGAAAGCATCGAAAAAAGCACCGTGGAAACCAGCGCCGGCAACATCACCTACACCATCAGCATGGGCATCGCCCAACTCACCGACGAGCCGGAGAACTATATGCAGTGGATGCAGAAGGCGGATGAGGCGCTGTATGCGGCCAAGGAGAGTGGGCGAAATAAGGTGGTGGTTGGGGAGTGA
- a CDS encoding Fic family protein has product MYTWELKDWPHFRFDHAEAEFWTQKALAASQRILGAMSVVPEDLGSEARLDLLVSAAIETSAIEGEALNREDVRSSIKNHFLKPDEKVAVHDPVAAGISAVILEVMDLYGEALTEQRLHHWNKLVLPEAGSSPFSGVRTAPGQWRMHSDAMQIVSGAIHNPTVHFEAPPSSRVPTEMKVFLDWFNNDSLELPGVARAAIAHLWFETIHPYEDGNGRVGRAVADVAVSQMLEQPLMMSLATVLSKHRKAYYQQLNAASKETLDVTPWVNWFGERVVEALDGSIQVIQYVVKKARFWDSLNNRNLSDRQLKLIRKMHGHDAPGFEGGINAKKYQNLTRCSKATATRDLQNLVAQDVLAPIQSKGRYARYQLTL; this is encoded by the coding sequence ATGTATACCTGGGAACTGAAAGACTGGCCGCACTTTCGCTTTGATCATGCAGAAGCGGAATTTTGGACGCAGAAAGCGCTGGCGGCCTCCCAGAGAATTCTGGGGGCGATGTCGGTTGTTCCGGAGGATCTCGGAAGCGAGGCAAGGCTGGATCTTCTTGTGAGTGCTGCCATTGAGACCAGTGCCATTGAGGGTGAGGCGCTCAATCGCGAAGATGTGCGCAGTTCCATCAAGAATCATTTCTTGAAACCGGATGAGAAGGTTGCGGTGCATGACCCGGTCGCAGCGGGTATCTCGGCTGTCATTCTCGAGGTGATGGACCTTTATGGTGAAGCTCTAACGGAGCAGCGATTGCACCATTGGAACAAGTTGGTTCTCCCTGAGGCCGGTTCAAGCCCGTTTTCGGGGGTGCGAACAGCACCTGGGCAGTGGCGCATGCACTCTGATGCTATGCAGATAGTCTCGGGTGCTATTCACAATCCCACAGTGCATTTCGAGGCGCCGCCGTCGTCGAGGGTGCCGACGGAAATGAAGGTGTTTCTGGATTGGTTCAATAACGATTCGCTGGAGTTGCCTGGTGTGGCCCGTGCTGCGATTGCTCATCTCTGGTTTGAAACTATCCATCCTTATGAAGACGGTAATGGCAGGGTAGGCCGGGCGGTTGCCGATGTGGCAGTTTCACAGATGTTAGAGCAGCCGTTGATGATGAGCCTGGCGACGGTGCTAAGTAAACATCGGAAAGCCTATTACCAGCAATTGAATGCAGCCTCAAAAGAGACTCTGGATGTAACGCCGTGGGTGAACTGGTTTGGTGAGCGGGTTGTTGAGGCTTTGGACGGCAGCATCCAGGTTATCCAGTATGTGGTTAAAAAGGCACGCTTCTGGGATTCGCTGAACAACCGTAATCTGAGCGACAGACAGTTGAAGCTGATTCGTAAAATGCACGGGCACGATGCTCCCGGTTTTGAGGGTGGAATCAACGCAAAGAAATACCAGAACCTGACACGCTGCTCCAAAGCCACCGCTACCCGCGACCTTCAGAACCTGGTCGCCCAGGATGTACTAGCTCCCATCCAAAGCAAAGGGCGCTACGCCCGCTATCAACTGACTCTATAA